A portion of the Bacteroides faecium genome contains these proteins:
- the mnmG gene encoding tRNA uridine-5-carboxymethylaminomethyl(34) synthesis enzyme MnmG gives MDFKYDVIVIGAGHAGCEAAAAAANLGSKTCLITMDMNKIGQMSCNPAVGGIAKGQIVREIDALGGQMGLVTDETAIQFRILNRSKGPAMWSPRAQCDRAKFIWSWRERLENTPNLHIWQDTVCELLVEDGEVTGVVTVWGVTLTAKCIVLTAGTFLNGLMHVGRHQLPGGRMAEPASYQLTESIARHGITYGRMKTGTPVRIDARSVHFDLMETQDGECDFHKFSFMNTSVRHLKQLQCWTCYTNEEVHQILHEGLPDSPLFNGQIQSIGPRYCPSIETKIVTFPDKTQHQLFLEPEGETTQELYLNGFSSSLPMDIQIAALKKVPAFKDLVIYRPGYAIEYDYFDPTQLKHTLESKIIGNLFFAGQVNGTTGYEEAGGQGLVAGINAHINCHGGEPFTLARDEAYIGVLIDDLVTKGVDEPYRMFTSRAEYRILLRMDDADMRLTERAYKLGLATEERYQLMKSKKEAVDQIVSFAHNYSMKPALINDALENIGTTPLRQGCKLIEILNRPQVTIGNIAEYVPAFQRELDKATSANQDRKEEILEAAEILIKYQGYIDRERMIAEKLARLESIKIKGKFDYASIQSLSTEARQKLIKIDPETIAQASRIPGVSPSDINVLLVLSGR, from the coding sequence ATGGATTTTAAGTACGATGTAATTGTTATTGGTGCCGGACATGCTGGTTGTGAAGCGGCAGCCGCTGCTGCAAATTTAGGTTCGAAGACTTGTCTCATTACGATGGACATGAACAAAATCGGGCAGATGAGTTGCAACCCGGCTGTAGGTGGAATTGCCAAAGGACAAATAGTACGTGAAATAGATGCACTGGGTGGACAGATGGGATTGGTGACAGACGAGACAGCTATCCAGTTCCGAATACTGAACCGTTCGAAAGGTCCCGCCATGTGGAGTCCCCGCGCCCAATGCGACCGTGCCAAATTTATCTGGTCGTGGCGGGAGAGACTGGAGAACACACCCAATCTTCATATCTGGCAAGATACCGTATGCGAACTTCTCGTTGAAGACGGTGAAGTGACCGGAGTGGTCACTGTGTGGGGCGTTACTCTTACAGCAAAATGTATCGTGCTCACCGCAGGAACTTTCCTCAACGGACTGATGCACGTAGGACGCCACCAGTTGCCGGGCGGAAGAATGGCCGAACCGGCTTCTTATCAATTGACGGAATCCATCGCTCGCCACGGTATCACTTACGGCAGAATGAAAACCGGAACTCCGGTACGAATCGACGCGCGCAGCGTTCATTTCGACCTGATGGAAACGCAGGATGGAGAATGTGACTTTCACAAGTTCTCTTTTATGAATACGAGCGTACGCCACCTGAAGCAACTGCAATGCTGGACTTGCTACACCAATGAAGAGGTACATCAGATTCTGCATGAAGGTTTGCCGGATTCTCCCCTATTCAACGGACAGATTCAAAGCATCGGTCCACGTTATTGCCCAAGCATCGAAACAAAGATAGTGACCTTCCCCGATAAAACACAGCATCAGTTGTTCCTTGAACCGGAAGGAGAAACCACACAAGAGTTGTATCTTAACGGATTCTCTTCTTCGCTTCCGATGGACATACAAATTGCCGCATTAAAGAAAGTTCCCGCTTTCAAGGATTTAGTGATTTACCGTCCGGGATATGCTATCGAATACGATTATTTCGACCCGACGCAGTTAAAGCATACGTTGGAATCGAAGATTATCGGCAACCTGTTCTTTGCCGGACAAGTAAACGGCACTACCGGATATGAGGAAGCAGGCGGACAAGGATTGGTAGCCGGAATCAATGCGCACATCAATTGCCACGGCGGAGAGCCTTTCACATTGGCACGCGACGAAGCATATATCGGCGTATTAATCGACGATTTGGTAACTAAAGGTGTGGACGAGCCTTACCGTATGTTTACTTCACGCGCAGAATATCGTATCCTGCTTCGCATGGATGATGCCGACATGCGCCTGACCGAACGGGCTTACAAACTCGGACTGGCAACGGAAGAACGTTATCAATTAATGAAGAGCAAGAAAGAGGCGGTAGATCAGATTGTGTCTTTCGCACACAACTACTCGATGAAACCGGCATTAATTAACGACGCACTCGAAAATATAGGAACAACTCCCCTACGCCAGGGATGTAAACTGATAGAAATACTGAACCGTCCGCAAGTGACGATTGGAAACATAGCGGAATACGTTCCGGCATTTCAACGGGAACTGGATAAAGCAACCAGTGCCAATCAAGACCGGAAAGAAGAGATTCTTGAAGCTGCCGAAATCCTAATCAAATATCAAGGATATATTGACAGGGAGCGAATGATAGCGGAAAAGCTGGCGAGACTGGAAAGTATTAAAATCAAAGGTAAATTTGATTATGCTTCCATTCAATCGTTATCGACGGAAGCCCGTCAGAAACTAATAAAGATAGACCCGGAAACAATTGCCCAAGCAAGCAGAATCCCAGGAGTATCACCGAGCGACATCAACGTATTACTGGTACTTTCGGGACGCTAG
- a CDS encoding nucleotide pyrophosphohydrolase has product MTLEEAQKQVDQWVKTYGVRYFSELTNMAVLTEEVGELARVMARKYGDQSFKEGEKDNLDEEIADVLWVLLCIANQTGVNLTTALQKSMDKKTKRDNQRHINNPKLKEHGRE; this is encoded by the coding sequence ATGACTTTAGAAGAAGCTCAAAAACAGGTAGACCAATGGGTCAAGACATACGGTGTCCGCTACTTCAGCGAACTGACAAATATGGCGGTTCTGACGGAAGAGGTAGGCGAACTGGCACGTGTAATGGCACGCAAATACGGCGACCAGTCCTTTAAAGAGGGAGAGAAAGACAATCTCGACGAGGAGATAGCAGACGTACTTTGGGTGCTTCTCTGCATCGCCAACCAGACGGGTGTAAACCTCACCACCGCCCTTCAGAAGAGCATGGACAAGAAAACGAAACGAGATAATCAAAGACATATCAATAACCCAAAACTGAAAGAGCATGGAAGAGAATAA
- a CDS encoding adenine phosphoribosyltransferase, which yields MIMSKETLIKSIREIPDFPIPGILFYDVTTLFKDPWCLQELSNVMFEMYKEKGITKVVGIESRGFIMGPILATRLNAGFIPIRKPGKLPAETLEESYDKEYGQDTVQIHKDALDENDVVLLHDDLLATGGTMKAACALVKKLKPKKVYVNFIIELKDLNGKSVFGDDVEVESVLSL from the coding sequence ATGATTATGAGCAAAGAAACGCTAATTAAAAGCATTCGGGAAATACCGGATTTTCCAATTCCCGGAATCCTGTTTTACGATGTTACCACTTTATTCAAAGACCCATGGTGTCTACAGGAATTATCGAACGTTATGTTTGAGATGTATAAGGAGAAAGGCATCACTAAAGTAGTAGGAATAGAATCAAGAGGTTTCATCATGGGGCCTATTCTGGCTACCCGTTTGAACGCAGGATTCATCCCCATCCGCAAGCCCGGCAAACTTCCGGCAGAAACACTTGAAGAAAGCTACGACAAGGAATACGGGCAAGACACCGTGCAGATTCACAAAGACGCGTTGGACGAAAACGACGTAGTGCTGCTGCACGATGATTTACTGGCAACGGGCGGAACAATGAAAGCAGCCTGTGCACTGGTAAAAAAGCTAAAGCCAAAGAAAGTATATGTTAACTTCATCATCGAATTGAAAGACCTGAATGGAAAATCTGTATTCGGAGATGATGTAGAAGTGGAATCCGTATTGTCTTTATAA
- the dtd gene encoding D-aminoacyl-tRNA deacylase has product MRTVIQRVSHASVTIEGNCKSAIGKGMLILVGIEEADGQEDIDWLCKKIVNLRIFDDENGVMNKSILEDGGEILVISQFTLHASTKKGNRPSYIKAAKPEVSIPLYERFCKDLSYALGKEIGTGIFGADMKVELLNDGPVTICMDTKNKE; this is encoded by the coding sequence ATGCGAACAGTTATACAACGGGTAAGTCATGCGTCAGTGACCATTGAAGGGAACTGCAAGTCTGCCATCGGAAAAGGGATGCTGATATTGGTCGGCATCGAGGAAGCGGACGGACAGGAAGACATCGACTGGCTCTGCAAAAAGATAGTAAATCTACGTATTTTCGACGATGAAAACGGGGTGATGAATAAGTCCATTTTAGAGGACGGGGGCGAAATTTTGGTCATCAGTCAGTTTACACTGCATGCTTCGACGAAGAAAGGAAACCGACCCTCATATATCAAGGCGGCAAAGCCGGAAGTCTCTATCCCACTCTACGAGCGATTTTGCAAGGATTTGAGCTATGCATTGGGAAAAGAAATTGGCACGGGCATCTTCGGAGCGGATATGAAGGTCGAACTTTTGAACGACGGTCCTGTTACTATATGCATGGATACTAAAAATAAGGAGTAA
- a CDS encoding TlpA disulfide reductase family protein, with the protein MNRISITTCALCMSLAASAQVNYTIKGTASGMDGQTVYLNDAENSQTTAMDSVIISNNAFTFKGTQPKVCFATVSAGRARTTLILEDGTVNVSLNSPGKATGTPTNDILEACNEKINAFNSEYKALRQQASELKEEDKAKMLELEKKWEDVSNRQTAVVKECINQNLNNIVGAQLLRRFESSLSSEEVTKILAAASPVMKENGYTQAVIKHQVAMKRAEVGQKYTDVKMKDVNGQEVALSDYIGKGKYVLIDFWASWCGPCRGEMPHVKAAYEKFAPKGFEVVGISLDSKKEAWMKGIKDLGITWPQMSDLKGWKCEGAAVYGIRAIPATLLVDPNGMIIGKNLRGEEIEKKLNEVLK; encoded by the coding sequence ATGAACAGAATTAGTATCACGACATGTGCATTATGCATGTCACTCGCAGCATCTGCACAAGTAAATTATACCATAAAAGGTACTGCTAGCGGAATGGATGGTCAGACAGTTTATCTTAATGATGCAGAAAACAGCCAGACTACCGCAATGGATAGTGTAATTATCAGCAATAATGCTTTTACATTCAAAGGAACACAGCCTAAAGTTTGTTTTGCCACCGTATCAGCGGGCAGAGCCAGGACAACTTTGATCCTTGAGGACGGAACGGTCAATGTCTCACTTAATAGTCCGGGAAAAGCAACAGGAACACCCACAAATGACATTCTCGAAGCTTGCAATGAGAAGATTAATGCATTCAACAGCGAATACAAGGCATTAAGGCAACAGGCTTCTGAATTGAAAGAGGAGGATAAAGCAAAAATGTTGGAACTGGAAAAGAAGTGGGAAGACGTAAGCAACAGGCAAACGGCAGTAGTAAAAGAATGTATCAACCAAAATCTGAATAATATCGTCGGGGCGCAGTTACTCCGCAGGTTTGAAAGCAGCCTGTCAAGCGAGGAAGTTACAAAAATTCTTGCCGCTGCTTCTCCCGTTATGAAAGAAAACGGATATACTCAAGCCGTAATCAAGCATCAGGTTGCCATGAAACGCGCTGAAGTTGGGCAGAAATATACAGATGTCAAAATGAAAGATGTAAACGGTCAGGAAGTTGCTTTATCAGACTATATAGGAAAAGGGAAATATGTATTGATTGATTTCTGGGCTTCATGGTGCGGTCCTTGCCGCGGAGAAATGCCACACGTGAAGGCAGCTTACGAAAAGTTTGCTCCCAAAGGATTTGAAGTTGTCGGCATCTCTTTGGATAGTAAGAAAGAAGCATGGATGAAGGGAATAAAGGATTTGGGCATCACATGGCCGCAGATGTCCGACTTAAAAGGTTGGAAGTGCGAAGGAGCTGCCGTCTATGGCATAAGAGCTATTCCTGCCACTCTGTTAGTAGACCCGAACGGCATGATTATAGGAAAAAATCTCAGAGGTGAGGAAATTGAAAAGAAATTGAACGAGGTCTTGAAATAA
- the uvrC gene encoding excinuclease ABC subunit UvrC, whose protein sequence is MNTEPESKTNEYLKGIVANLPDKPGIYQYLNTEGTIIYVGKAKNLRKRVYSYFSKEHEPGKTRVLVSKIADIRYIVVNTEEDALLLENNLIKKYKPRYNVMLKDDKTYPSICVQNEYFPRIFRTRKIIRNGSSYYGPYSHIPSMYALLDLIKHLYPLRTCNLNLTPENIRAGKFNVCLEYHIKNCAGPCIGLQSQEDYLKNIDEIKEILKGNTQEIGRMLLEKMQVLAAEMKFEEAQKIKEKYLLIENYRSKSEVVSSVLHNIDVFSIEEDEANSAFINYLHITNGAINQAFTFEYKKKLNESKEELLTLGIIEMRERYKSMSKEIIVPFELDLELNNVVFTVPQRGDKKKLLDLSILNVKQYKADRLKQAEKLNPEQRSMRLMKEIQQELHLERPPLQIECFDNSNIQGSDAVAACVVFKKAKPSKKDYRKYNIKTVVGPDDYASMKEVVRRRYQRAIEESSPLPDLIITDGGKGQMEVVREVIEDELNLNIPIAGLAKDNRHRTSELLFGFPPQTIGIKQHSPLFRLLTQIQDEVHRFAISFHRDKRSKRQVASALDSIKGIGEKTKTALLKEFKSVKRIKEASLEEIGAIVGEAKAKTVKEGLNNE, encoded by the coding sequence ATGAATACAGAACCGGAAAGCAAAACCAATGAATATTTGAAAGGAATCGTAGCCAACCTTCCCGACAAGCCGGGTATCTATCAATACCTGAACACGGAAGGGACAATTATATACGTTGGAAAGGCGAAAAATTTAAGGAAAAGGGTCTATTCCTATTTCAGCAAGGAGCATGAACCGGGGAAGACCCGGGTGCTCGTCAGCAAGATTGCCGATATTCGCTATATTGTGGTCAATACGGAAGAGGATGCTTTGCTGCTGGAGAACAATCTGATTAAGAAGTATAAGCCGCGTTACAATGTGATGCTGAAGGACGACAAGACGTATCCTTCCATCTGCGTGCAGAACGAGTACTTTCCGCGGATTTTCAGAACCAGGAAGATTATCAGGAACGGTTCTTCTTATTACGGGCCGTATAGTCATATTCCGTCGATGTATGCACTGCTGGATTTGATTAAGCATTTGTATCCGTTGCGCACCTGCAATTTGAATCTGACGCCGGAGAATATACGTGCCGGGAAGTTCAATGTATGCCTGGAGTATCATATTAAAAACTGCGCAGGGCCCTGCATCGGACTGCAATCGCAGGAAGATTATCTTAAAAACATCGATGAAATCAAGGAGATTCTGAAAGGAAATACACAGGAGATCGGCCGGATGTTATTGGAGAAGATGCAGGTATTGGCGGCTGAGATGAAGTTTGAAGAAGCGCAGAAGATAAAGGAGAAGTATCTGCTGATAGAGAATTACCGTTCGAAGTCTGAGGTGGTAAGTTCTGTTCTGCATAATATTGATGTATTCTCCATTGAAGAAGATGAAGCCAATTCGGCTTTTATCAATTATCTGCATATTACGAATGGGGCTATCAACCAGGCATTCACTTTCGAGTATAAGAAGAAGCTGAATGAGTCGAAAGAGGAGCTTTTGACGCTTGGTATTATTGAGATGCGGGAGCGTTATAAAAGTATGTCGAAAGAGATTATCGTTCCTTTCGAGCTCGATTTGGAATTGAATAATGTCGTTTTCACCGTTCCGCAGAGGGGAGACAAGAAGAAGTTGCTAGACCTTTCTATCTTAAACGTGAAGCAATATAAGGCTGACCGGCTGAAGCAGGCGGAGAAGTTGAATCCTGAGCAGAGAAGTATGCGTTTGATGAAGGAGATACAGCAGGAATTGCATTTGGAAAGACCGCCTTTGCAGATTGAATGTTTCGATAACTCGAATATACAGGGGTCTGATGCCGTGGCTGCCTGTGTCGTATTCAAAAAGGCCAAGCCATCGAAGAAGGATTACCGGAAATACAATATAAAGACGGTTGTAGGGCCGGATGATTACGCGTCGATGAAAGAGGTCGTAAGAAGGCGTTATCAGCGCGCTATCGAGGAGAGTTCTCCACTACCCGACCTGATTATTACTGACGGTGGAAAAGGGCAAATGGAAGTCGTCAGGGAAGTTATTGAGGATGAGTTGAATCTTAATATTCCGATTGCGGGATTGGCTAAGGATAATCGCCACCGCACATCGGAACTGCTTTTTGGTTTTCCGCCGCAAACTATCGGTATCAAGCAGCATAGTCCGTTGTTCCGCTTACTGACACAGATTCAGGATGAGGTGCATCGCTTCGCTATCAGTTTTCACCGTGACAAACGGAGTAAACGGCAGGTGGCGTCTGCGCTGGATAGTATCAAGGGAATCGGTGAAAAGACTAAGACAGCCCTTTTGAAGGAGTTTAAGAGCGTAAAACGAATCAAAGAAGCCTCTCTAGAGGAGATTGGCGCTATCGTTGGGGAAGCGAAAGCAAAGACTGTAAAAGAAGGGCTGAACAATGAATAA
- a CDS encoding RagB/SusD family nutrient uptake outer membrane protein, whose protein sequence is MKLKYLFLIPIVCSSCSDFLDVKPIGKLIPTEIEEFENLLNNESTIKYHFMDNNNTSFYSMLADNLSISENLDKYKYISSYVNKDVYAAYTFNVPYESPIKPQYTWEWGIYRAAGLFNNVIEGIEGLDGAAETENGKAVIAQAKAGRAWSYMVGGLGYGPMYNPNGDNSTKTIPYRTSGDPTVPNPDLVTTAELMQLVKKDLDDALDAPENVVNPCRANKAAVHALRAEYFMYMRDWTNMLKEASEAWNRSVALKGSVDNMIYDFNQCYYDDDPNADPAEGTDKELSLDLRGQDLLFNQSIHRENLFYRTAPAGCATTNGQSTYYPSDDFLALFDPDTDRRYQLFALRILGYSTTVGDVKYEDGIKRTYCRSSKMLTNQGITYPQLLLMKAEAEARTSDKTNALKDLNLLRKYRYSGDNTDLPNGSSLNEDELLYEILKERRRELPISSYQRTFDIKRFVYDTGKPWCQTTITHMIGSKTYSAPVDNEYYTLPKSNSIIEKNPQWGLEVDNRPYDPLGKK, encoded by the coding sequence ATGAAACTAAAATACTTATTTTTAATCCCAATCGTTTGTTCATCTTGCAGTGATTTCCTGGACGTGAAGCCCATTGGAAAATTAATACCGACAGAGATAGAGGAATTTGAGAATCTTTTAAACAATGAAAGTACCATCAAGTACCATTTCATGGATAACAACAATACCTCTTTTTATTCTATGCTGGCAGATAATTTATCCATAAGCGAGAACCTGGATAAATATAAATACATAAGCTCTTATGTCAATAAAGATGTATATGCAGCCTATACGTTTAATGTTCCTTACGAAAGTCCTATCAAGCCTCAATACACATGGGAATGGGGAATATACCGGGCGGCCGGATTGTTTAACAACGTCATCGAAGGCATTGAAGGTCTGGACGGCGCTGCCGAAACGGAAAACGGCAAAGCTGTAATCGCACAAGCCAAAGCCGGGCGCGCCTGGTCTTACATGGTCGGCGGATTGGGCTATGGCCCGATGTATAACCCTAATGGGGACAACAGCACAAAAACAATTCCTTACCGCACTTCGGGCGACCCTACTGTGCCTAATCCCGACCTGGTTACAACGGCGGAGTTGATGCAGCTTGTGAAGAAAGATTTGGACGATGCACTGGATGCTCCCGAAAATGTAGTGAATCCTTGCAGAGCCAACAAAGCGGCTGTGCATGCTTTGCGGGCAGAATATTTCATGTATATGAGGGACTGGACGAACATGCTGAAAGAAGCGTCGGAAGCGTGGAACCGCTCTGTCGCGCTGAAAGGAAGTGTTGATAATATGATTTATGACTTCAACCAGTGTTATTATGACGACGACCCCAATGCCGATCCGGCAGAAGGAACAGATAAAGAACTGTCGCTCGACTTACGCGGACAGGACTTGCTGTTCAACCAAAGCATTCACCGGGAAAACCTGTTTTACAGGACAGCTCCTGCCGGTTGCGCCACCACGAACGGGCAATCCACTTATTACCCGTCGGACGACTTCCTTGCCCTGTTCGATCCTGATACCGACAGGCGATACCAGCTATTTGCCTTGAGAATATTAGGATATTCAACGACTGTAGGCGACGTTAAATACGAGGATGGCATAAAAAGGACGTATTGCCGCAGTTCCAAAATGCTAACCAATCAGGGTATCACATATCCTCAACTTCTATTAATGAAGGCAGAAGCGGAAGCCCGCACGTCCGACAAGACAAATGCGTTGAAAGACCTGAACTTGTTGCGTAAGTATCGCTATTCCGGTGATAATACCGACTTACCGAACGGAAGTTCATTAAATGAAGATGAATTACTTTATGAAATACTAAAAGAACGCCGCCGGGAATTGCCTATTTCATCTTATCAGCGTACCTTTGACATCAAACGTTTTGTGTATGACACAGGAAAGCCCTGGTGTCAGACAACAATCACGCATATGATAGGAAGCAAGACCTATTCGGCTCCGGTTGATAATGAATATTACACGCTGCCGAAATCGAATTCTATCATTGAAAAGAATCCGCAATGGGGATTGGAAGTAGATAACCGTCCATATGACCCGCTCGGAAAGAAATAA
- the deoC gene encoding deoxyribose-phosphate aldolase, with protein sequence MEENNSQPNKYDAALAKYNTHLNDADIQARVAELIEKKVPENNTEDIKKFLFNCIDLTTLNSTDSDESVMHFTEKVNKFDDEYPDLKNVAAICVYPNFAAIVKNTLEVDGVNIACVSGGFPSSQTFIEVKVAETALAIADGADEIDIVISIGKFLSGDYEDMCEEIQELKEVCKEHHLKVILETGALKSASNIKKASILSMYSGADFIKTSTGKQQPAATPEAAYVMCEAIREYYQKTGIKVGFKPAGGINTVNDAIIYYTIVKELLGEEWLDNQLFRLGTSRLANLLLSDIKGEEVKFF encoded by the coding sequence ATGGAAGAGAATAACTCACAGCCTAACAAGTATGATGCCGCATTGGCAAAGTATAATACACATCTGAACGATGCAGATATTCAGGCTCGCGTAGCTGAACTGATTGAGAAAAAAGTACCGGAAAATAATACGGAAGATATTAAGAAATTCCTGTTCAACTGCATCGACCTGACTACTTTGAACAGTACGGACAGCGATGAAAGCGTGATGCATTTCACGGAAAAGGTCAATAAGTTCGACGACGAATATCCCGACTTGAAGAACGTGGCTGCTATCTGTGTATATCCAAACTTTGCCGCTATCGTGAAGAATACGCTGGAAGTGGATGGCGTCAATATCGCTTGTGTGTCGGGCGGTTTTCCTTCCTCACAGACTTTTATCGAGGTGAAAGTGGCAGAGACTGCACTGGCTATTGCAGACGGTGCGGACGAGATAGATATTGTCATTTCTATCGGCAAATTCTTGAGTGGCGACTACGAAGACATGTGCGAGGAAATACAGGAATTGAAGGAAGTATGCAAGGAACATCACCTCAAAGTAATCCTCGAAACGGGCGCTTTGAAGAGTGCTTCCAACATCAAGAAAGCCTCTATCCTATCCATGTATTCGGGCGCAGATTTCATCAAGACATCTACAGGAAAGCAACAGCCTGCCGCTACCCCCGAAGCTGCTTACGTGATGTGCGAAGCCATCAGGGAGTATTATCAGAAGACAGGTATCAAAGTTGGCTTCAAACCGGCAGGTGGAATCAACACGGTGAACGATGCGATTATTTATTACACTATCGTCAAGGAATTGCTGGGCGAAGAGTGGCTGGACAACCAACTGTTCCGCTTGGGAACGAGTCGCCTGGCCAATCTCCTGCTCTCGGATATTAAAGGCGAAGAAGTCAAATTCTTCTAA